Proteins from one Hoplias malabaricus isolate fHopMal1 chromosome 2, fHopMal1.hap1, whole genome shotgun sequence genomic window:
- the tmem39a gene encoding transmembrane protein 39A produces the protein MPGGRRGPSRQQLSRSALPSLQTLVGGGLSNGTGPRSRSSNSVGLSAPPLTTLITPEPVRHSRIPELPLDSSLLFEFLLFLYLLVALFVQYINIYRTVWWYPHSHPAASTSLNFYLMDYHLAIFISVMLARRLVWTIVSEASQTNPSSLVQYVLLIVARLSLLTLCGWVLCWTLVNLFKTHSVLNLLFLGYPFGVYVPLCCFHQEGRTQPAQSDCGFSEQEGADSSLLRPKDFLALLRENLREQFSSPTQVPAHTCPPSPELIRNEVEELKSDFNRRIKEVLFNSLFSAYYVAFLPLCFVQNTQYYDMRWSCEHLIMVWINAFVMLMSQLLPPSYCDLLHRSAAHLGRWQRLEHGSYSNAPQHVWSEGTIWPQGVLVRHSRCLYKAVGPYNVALPSDVSHARFYFLFHKPLRILNLLIGIESTVVLYQLYSLLRSERWNHTLSLGLILFCNYYVLFKLLRDRIVLGKAYSYPLSSNSLGLKSQ, from the exons ATGCCCGGGGGCCGCAGGGGTCCGAGTAGACAGCAGCTCAGCCGCTCGGCGCTGCCCTCCTTGCAGACTCTAGTGGGGGGTGGCCTCAGCAACGGCACGGGACCCAGGAGCAG GAGCAGTAATTCAGTGGGTCTGTCAGCCCCACCCCTCACAACCCTGATCACACCAGAGCCTGTGAGGCACTCGCGCATCCCAGAACTTCCTCTGGACAGCAGCCTGCTGTTTGAGTTCCTACTCTTCCTTTACCTGCTGGTGGCACTCTTTGTGCAGTACATCAACATCTACAGGACAGTGTGGTGGTATCCTCACAGCCACCCTGCTGCCTCTACCTCGCTG AACTTCTATCTGATGGACTACCACCTGGCCATCTTCATTAGTGTGATGCTGGCCAGAAGACTAGTGTGGACAATCGTCTCAGAG GCCTCTCAGACGAACCCCTCATCACTGGTACAGTATGTACTTCTGATAGTTGCTCGGCTGAGTCTGCTGACCCTTTGTGGTTGGGTGCTGTGCTGGACCCTCGTCAACCTCTTCAAGACGCACTCAGTACTTAACCTGCTCTTCCTGGGCTACCC gTTTGGTGTGTATGTGCCGCTGTGTTGTTTCCACCAGGAGGGCCGAACACAGCCGGCTCAAAGCGACTGTGGCTTTTCAGAGCAGGAAGGAGCAGACAGCTCTCTGCTTCGGCCAAAGGACTTCCTGGCGCTCCTGCGCGAAAACTTGCGAGAGCAGTTCTCCAGCCCCACCCAGGTCCCTGCCCACACCTGCCCCCCCTCACCTGAGCTTATACGCAACGAGGTAGAAGAACTCAAGAGTGACTTTAACCGCCGAATTAAAGAAGTGCTCTTCAACTCGCTTTTCAGCGCATACTATGTAGCCTTCCTGCCACTTTGTTTCGTCCAG AATACACAGTACTACGACATGCGCTGGTCCTGTGAGCATTTGATCATGGTTTGGATCAATGCGTTCGTCATGTTGATGAGCCAGCTCCTGCCGCCCAGCTACTGCGACCTGCTGCACCGCTCAGCTGCTCACCTGGGTCGATGGCAACGGCTCGAGCACGGCTCGTATAGCAACGCGCCGCAGCATGT GTGGTCTGAGGGCACAATCTGGCCACAGGGGGTCCTGGTGCGACACAGCCGCTGTCTATACAAGGCCGTTGGGCCATATAACGTGGCCTTGCCATCCGATGTCTCCCACGCCAGGTTTTAT TTCCTGTTCCATAAGCCATTGCGGATCCTAAACCTGTTAATCGGGATTGAGTCGACCGTGGTGCTCTATCAGCTGTATTCTCTGCTGCGCTCTGAGCGTTGGAACCACACGCTGTCGCTGGGCCTCATCCTCTTCTGCAACTACTATGTGCTTTTCAAGCTGCTGCGGGACCGTATAGTGCTGGGCAAAGCCTACTCCTACCCCCTCAGCAGCAACAGCCTGGGTCTAAAGTCACAGTAA
- the LOC136687546 gene encoding serine protease 23-like: protein MASLFSLVLLPLLLLLCAQPGSLERPNWPLQRVPVVLPQQIEEGPSPHFIGPAQLEVTSSCSPECHKQAPTPSYWDLRHFLSYETLHSNGQLTETAVGIYGFDINSLQKSPAAERVHSRTKRQIFGHDGRFSIVGQDFLLNYPFSTAVKLSTGCSGTLVGDKHVLTAAHCIHDGKNYVKGAQRLRVGFLKPRQKDTPLYNSTDASKTPTSHKMKFQWIRVKRTHVPKGWIKGNANDIGMDYDYALLELKKAHKRRHMKLGVSPSSKQLPGRRVQFSGFDNDRLGQLVYRFCKAGDETYDLLYQHCDAQPGASGSGVYARMWDRRRRRWERKVIGVFSGHQWVDLNGTPQEFNVAVRITPLKYAQICYWIKGNYVDCRDG from the coding sequence ATGGCGTCCCTGTTCAGCCTCGTCCTGCTCCCACTTCTCCTGCTGCTGTGTGCTCAGCCAGGTTCCTTGGAGAGGCCCAATTGGCCCCTGCAGCGTGTGCCGGTGGTCCTCCCCCAGCAGATTGAGGAGGGGCCGTCTCCTCACTTCATTGGCCCAGCTCAGCTGGAGGTGACTTCTTCTTGCAGCCCAGAGTGTCACAAGCAAGCCCCGACCCCCAGCTACTGGGACCTCCGGCACTTCCTGTCATACGAGACTCTCCACTCCAACGGCCAGCTGACTGAGACAGCCGTGGGAATCTATGGGTTTGACATTAACTCGCTCCAGAAGAGCCCCGCTGCTGAGCGGGTGCACTCTAGAACCAAGCGCCAGATCTTTGGGCATGATGGGCGCTTCAGCATTGTAGGTCAGGACTTCTTGCTGAACTATCCCTTTTCAACAGCCGTGAAATTGTCGACTGGTTGCTCTGGCACTTTAGTAGGCGACAAGCATGTCCTCACAGCAGCCCACTGCATCCATGACGGAAAGAATTACGTAAAAGGTGCGCAGAGACTGAGGGTCGGATTCCTCAAGCCGCGGCAAAAGGATACTCCACTCTACAATAGCACAGATGCTTCAAAAACTCCCACATCACATAAGATGAAATTTCAGTGGATCCGAGTCAAGCGGACCCACGTACCCAAAGGCTGGATCAAGGGCAATGCCAATGACATCGGCATGGACTACGATTATGCTCTTCTGGAGCTCAAGAAAGCTCATAAACGCAGACACATGAAGTTGGGAGTCAGCCCTTCTTCCAAGCAGCTTCCAGGCCGGAGAGTGCAGTTCTCTGGGTTTGATAATGACCGCCTGGGCCAGTTGGTTTACCGCTTCTGCAAGGCCGGGGACGAAACCTACGACCTACTCTATCAACACTGCGATGCCCAGCCTGGGGCGAGTGGCTCTGGGGTCTACGCTCGCATGTGGGATCGCAGACGTCGCCGCTGGGAGCGCAAGGTTATCGGGGTCTTCTCTGGACACCAGTGGGTGGACCTCAATGGCACCCCCCAGGAGTTTAATGTGGCAGTGCGCATCACTCCCCTAAAATATGCCCAGATCTGCTACTGGATCAAAGGAAATTATGTGGACTGTAGAGATGGTTAA